The DNA region CGCTaggatttaaacaaataaatctGATAAGTATTGTCCAGCTTATTCATATTCATTGTAAACATCgttttttaaagcaattataACCATCCGGGTACTATACGAATCCAAATGAACTTATATAGAGTATCATAGAATAAGAAATACCTTTTAATACAGTAACTGCCAAAATCTGGCAACGTGTAAACGTAGGTAGGCTATGCAAACTACCCACAAATAAACGGGCAGACCCCAACAATGGAATTTTATATTGAATACTTTCGAAGGAAATAAACAATGGTGTTCGagaggaaaataattttagGAATTGAAGTATGCGTGTAATAAGACCCAGCACTGTGTCGGTACCTTAACTATATACTTAGTCTAGTATATTGTACAGTTCATGTTGGATTCATTGTAAACGTAAATTATATTTAGCGTGTATACTTGGcggaaaatgatttttcatcaggatggcgtggatttgaattagcgtattcctaAATGTGGCATTTGACGTATTTTATTTAACGGAAGCAGCtatcttcaaaaaaaaaaagttaaaaagagTACATGAGTAAATGTAAGACGTTTACAGAATGGTATAACAATGTCCATTCAGACACTTGTCATAGATATACTACCCGAAAATCAGCAATGTTTTATGCGAGtctttcaaaaataacaaatacccATGGAGGTAAGACTTCCAATCCAGCAAAATAGTGACTATTGCAAAACAAATTCGAAAGTCgaaaattagaaaaatgttATGTTTCTCCTTGAAccacaataaaattaaaagaatatacatgtacatgttaaataaaagataatattttttttataaagatttgttttattttgtgcaATAACAAAGTACGTATGTGGTAGCATTTTTTGATGCAATGTCTTTTGCTGTTTCCTATGGGCAAGAATGTGTAAAATGTAGATAAAGGTACCAGTAAATATCAAGTGATGGACATTGTGCTCTATTTTCCTACCACATAAAAcaagatttatcatttttatacagatcccccaaaataaaattagaaatgaaAACGATTGCATGGGAAGATAATCGCCTTCCAAAGCTGCGTGGAAAATTAGACATGCAGAACCCTTCAgggtatttgaatttttaaatatatgttgatatctctatattttttttttccagattcaCTATATTTCAGgattaaaactttaaataagaaaacaaaatcaaggTAAAGATGAAGGGGACTTAGCTAGTGCTCAACGTACGAAGAGCTGCATTCTTAAATTGTAACCTTTGAGACTAAATAATGAAGTCTGACGAGAAAAAAAGACATGCCTCCGGAGAATCTACCTCTTCCAGCGAAGTCGACCCTGGGGACTATATCCCCACCCCACCGGACGGAGGGTGGGGCTGGGTGGTGGTGTTTAGTTCCTTCATGTGTAATCTGATCGTGGACGGTCTAGGATATTCTTTTGGAGTCTTGCTACCCTTGTGGGTGAATGTTTTCCAAGAGAGCAGAGGAAAAGTTTCCCTAGTGGGTTCCCTGTTGAATGGAATGTATCTTTGCGCAGGTAAATATAGATAgtattttaaattgaatattataTATGAATGTCTGTTAACAAAAGAGTGTTATATATCTAAAATGTTCTTTATGATTTTTGTAATAGGTCCTATAGTCAGTGGTTTGACAAACAAATTTGGTTGTAGAGCAGTTACGATAACGGGTAGTATATTTGCTACTGCGGCCTTTTTCTGTGCATCTTTCTCGGAAAACATAACAGTACTTCAACTTACATACGGATTCCTAGGAGGTAAGATGAAACAAGAAAtctatttaaattaatttttaaagccaGACAATTGATAATCCGTATTGATCTCATAAGACGTGTTTTTTAGGCCTAGGATTTGGATTGATTTATCTCCCCGCTGTGGTCATCGTAGGATACTACTTTGAGAAGAGACGTGCAATAGCAACAGGCATAGCAGTCTGTGGATCTGGTGTTGGAACCTTTATCTTCGCACCTGTTAACGCCATCATGATGGATGTATTTGATTGGAGGAATCTGGTTATGATTCAGGCCGGTATAGTGCTAAACGCTTGTGTGTTTGGTATGTTAATGAGACCTTTGGAGCCAACAAAGAAGATGAAGCAATTTCAGAGAAAAGCGCAGATGgaaaatgcaaagaaaaaggCAATCCGAAATAGAAAACGAAATGCACATTCAGATTCAAGTATGCCAGGTGCTAATGATTTTACGAAActtaatgaaattcaaaaacGAAAAGAAGAAACTGATAAGAGAACGAATTCAGAGAACAACGATTTTATGAGGGGAATCAAAGCTCATGAAATTCATCCCAGGATCGAAAGCGGGTACGCTAAGACATCACAGCCCAAACCCTTTTTGTCTGCACCTCGACTACGTCACGATTCTGTGCATCACGAAAAGTCTGATTATTCCCGCCCAATGTATCGACAGGACATTTTCTACAGTGGCAGCATCTATAACATTCCTCAGTACAAAACGTCCGGCTCAGACGTCAGGGAATACGTCACAAGCATAACCAACATCACCGATGTTCCATCGCCTTCATGCTGGGACCGCTGTTCTTGTCTTCCGATATCTGTGGTGGACACGATGAAAGACATGTTAGATCTCTCTCTGCTCAAAGACTTTAATTTTCTCATGATATGCATCGGAAACATTCTCGCCATGACTGGTTTTTACGTTCCATTTTCATACGTCGTTGATCACGCATTACAGTTCGGTATTCCTAAAACGGATGCTGCTTTTCTACTCTCTATCATAGGTaaccattgtaaaaaaaaaaaaactgatgaaaatatatactttttatttctttataataaCTAAGGAAGATTTCATTTAGATAAACATTTAACAAGTGTCTTCTTTTCAAAGGTATAACCAACACAATAGGAAGATTATTATCTGGACTACTGGTCgacatttttaaattgaacgCACTTGTTATCAACAATACAGCTCTAGTGGTCAGCGCCATCTTACTCTTCGTGGAACCATTCTGTACAACCTACGAGCTTCTCGTTACCTTCGCCGTCTTGTATGGACTCTGTGTTGGTAAGTATCTCATCAACTCTTGTAATTGTCTCTTGTATGATTTAAAAACGTTCTCTGAATACAATTAAGGGGATGGAAATAAAAGAAACTTTCTACGTGGTAAGGAATCgatgaaattttaacaattttagatgTATATACCTTTTGAAAGTAAAATGTCACATGATCGTGTTTATGAAATTTTAGCTGCCTACATTTCATTGACATCCATCATCATTTGCGACTTGCTCGGCCTAAGAAAATTGACCAATGCATTTGGACTTCTGACCCTAGCCAGAGGGATAGCCGGCGTATATGGCCCTCCTGTCGCTGGTCTGTAGCATCATTTTGTATTGGCtaatataaataaagtttaaatccTATTTCGTATGgtcattttaacaaacattgCAAAGATAACAACTTCTATGAAATTATACGGAACATTTATGCATTTTTACTGAAAACATTTACTTAGTATATGtgaaagataattaaaatatcaatatttttgctTGTGTTCGACTAGGAGCGGTATATAACGCCACAGGGTCCTATAACTACTCTTTCTGGTTGGGGGGTCTGATGTTTGCGCTAGGGGCCGCGTGTCATTTGGTCCTCCTACTGCCATGTGTGAAGAAGAAGGGACAGGAGATAGCAAGTAACGAGATAGTACTCGTTGAGGAAGAAGACAAGACGATGCTTCCGTCATCCAACGACGAAGAGGTGTGATTGCGAGAATCGTTCTGTTGTTTTGACATAATggttttatattgtatatttggTTTGTATGAAATGGATTTGTAAATGAATTTCTCCTATATGACTGcaatgatttattttatgtaaagaGTGTATTTTTGCTCAGAAGTTATTGTCTGATATTTGTTTGAGAAGTGAAGGTAGTTGAAAAACATTGAACTGGTTGGGTTTGAAAACAAGATATTGTATGTGTAAATGTATTGATCACGACAAgtgtaaattgttataattatttgacaGTATGTCTGAATGGAATATTTTTAGAGTGAAGTGTTACTGGTTTGCATGACTGTAGCAAGTTTGACCTAGAACTATATAAATTTGTTGATcctaataattttaatttaggcAAACAGTTACTAAGGATGtgataaaattgtatttgatatatgtacatacatattgTAATGTATTTAAATGTTAACCTGCATTCTATAccaaataaattgaaatgtgAATAAcgagtgaaaagctgtcaatgtgacagcaaaccgggttttcttttatgtgaactgtatccataacccatgtcaaccctgaattgataaacactacctaccgtatccagtgaaatggagtaccctatatgcaatattttgccaaaaaatgactaagttcaaaagctggtattttttccataaattatcaaaatcctagcaacatgcacacctctgatataagTACAATTAATctacaaaagaacaacttcctatcttgaaaactgtaggaggagttatccgtacaataatggtacccttttggcagccaccCGCCCGCcagccattttcaccatttcaataacctgATTTTCCCGTTGaaaaaacccggttaaaaatttcTATAAGGAGTCCTTTTATTCACAATAAAAGTCAAGATCATGTCATAGATcaagaaaatgatttaaaatttttttacgGCTATAAACTGTCTTCAAATTgcgaaaaaaatatctaaaaacttggggtcaatttttattttataattttcacaaaaatttatttgtgtTCCACATAAAGTATTCTGGCGGATTTTTTTGTaacaacattgtcattttattaattatatatgatattattaaATGGGTTTAAATGTTTagtaaattttcaaatcaatttgcCATTCTCAAGGCATTGTCTTTCCACAAATgttaatctaaaaataaaatttggtgtttttacttctttaaaaacaaaatcaggtGTAATGactaattcaaaaataaaatttggtgaaatggcaaacaagaggcccaggggccacatcgctcacctgagcaacaattgccttaattctgatcaaattagcattacagtatcaaaatatcttgacaactaagtacagtagatcttgctaaaaaaaaaatgaaaatctgccaatttttatccacctctttttttgggtaaataccatgccccttttgttgttgtacctgtaagaagatttttctctatttctatataccctcccccccccccatttcgtggccccacttttctctagggaatcatggtttcatcaaacttatatctgcataacctgtgctttcacactaagtactagtactgagttttggaccaaaaaattttctctatatattcctatgtaaaaattcaaaccgccatcacggccccgccctaccactaggcattgtgattttgcaaacttgaattttcactacCCGAGGAAGCCTCTACACAAgattaagcttttctggccaaaaagtattaaaaaagaagatttttaaagattttctctatatattcctatgtaaaaattcatcccccattgtggcctcaccctacccctggactattatttaaacaaacttgaatctatacgatctgaggatgcttccactcaaatttgagctttcctggcctaatagttttgagaagaagattctaaagattttctctatatataaaaatttatctcccattgtggccctgccCTACCCCCAGagaccatgatttaaaaaaacttgaatctacattatctgaggatggttacacgccaatttgagctttcttggcctaatagtttttgagaagaagatttttaaagattttctctatatattcctatgtaaaacttgatccccaaattgtggacccaccctaccccggggaccataatttgaacaaacctgaatctacactatctgaggatgcttccactcaaatttgagctttcctggcctaatagtttttgagaagaatatttttaaagattttctctatatattcctatgtaaaacttgatccaccaattgtggacccaccctacccccggggaccatgatttgaacaaacttaaatctacactccctgaggatgcttccactcaaaattgagcttttctggcctaatagtttttgagaagaagattataaaagattttccctatatattcctatcttaaacttgatcccccaattgtgaccccaccctacccccggggaccatgatttgaataaacttaaatctacactccCTGAAgatccattttaatttgagcttttctggccttatagtttttgagaagaagatttttaaagattttctctatatattcctatgtaaaacatgatccccctattgtgggcccaccctacccccgaggaccatgatttcatcaaacttgaatcttcaatatctgaggatgcttccactcaaatttgagcttttctgccctaatagtttttgagaagaagattttctatatatattcctttgtaaaacttgacccccctcttgtggaccctccctacccccggggaccatgatgtgaacaaaattgaatttacactaactaagatgcctccacacaagtttaagcttttctggccgaatagtttttgagaagaagatttttgaccaacaaattttcaataattctcaattatctctgCTTTTAAGAGGGCGTGGCcattcatttgaacaaacttgaatccccttcacctagtggtgctttgtgccaaatttggttgaaatctgcccagtggttcttgagaagaagatgaaaatgtgaaaagttgacaacgacgacgacaacaacgcagacaacgacagacaatggagaaattgtgatcagaaaagctcacttgagcctttggctcagatgAGCAAATAAAAAGCATATAAAGTAGTCGTCAGGCcaaatttttatacataaaataaacatttgtgggaAGACACTATGTATGTTACATTTTCACGTCACAGTGTACTCCAAAATGTTAGTATCACTATCAATATATTCCACTGGGTTTTAacaatcatttttcattttcaaaaaggtAACTTTTAGCAATGCGCAATCAAATGTAACTCCAAATGTCTCGTAATTCGTCATCCTCTCACCTGAAAATTTGTCTGATAACAATACTTCAAACCATATGGGCAAAAACTGTTAGGCCAATTTGTTTCCTTTGTGCCAAAAGAGAGATAAAGTGagattgtttgttttataagagAACAATATATCAAGTCAAATTTGAGGAAAATTTATcttaataattatgaaattgtttttaacgTAGTATTGTAGTGGTTTATAACAATTAACTTGTTGCTGCAGCACTGTTATTCGGGTGAGCGGTATATCCCGTGGGcaacttaaaaaattaaataatgcaacaaaatgttattttaatttctatcGATAAGATActgaaaattctgaaatttttttataagtgTTTATGGCTTAagaaattgatttattataagtaaaagaaaaagtacaTATGTAAATGTTTATTCAAACGCAAATAACAACGAGTATGATTGAATGCCTCTTTAAAAACAATAAGATAAAAAGCAAATCATACAGtccattaaaatcatttttataaaatacaatcaCTATAATACTATAACATAACTTGCGAAGAAAATATTTCCACtccataaaagaaaaaaaaatacattgttaaaataaaatccccaaaaatgacaaaacaacatcaactgacaataaaacaaatacaagaccagagagagagagagagagagagagagagagagagatagagagagagagagagagttattaATTTGTTGGCTGATACAAAATAACTTTCGAGAGGTAGTAAAGCTTCCTTTCTTTATTTCAGTTGACTTTAAaacttaagtacatgtacaagaaagTCATAAACAACAGTTGGGcctaattaatttatttagagAAGTTTTATACCCATTGTAACTTAATCACAATTAATAAAAACCAATAGAATTGAAAATGATCAAAAGAATGCTCACACATCTAGGATAGGGAAAATGTACAAATAACATCACACCCCAGGCGCTTGTTTCTGACAAAATTCACCAAGGAGTAAACTTTATCacacatgtaaaatgatgtaaaTTCAATCTTCAAAGTTGAACGAAAACTGATGGAAGAGATGAAATTCATGGAtttgatattgttcatatttcatttaatatgcaGTCTTGGAGAAAGAATGAATATCATATTCATTACCaatcttgaaatatatttaacaaactgATAAATCTTACATTACTTTTGTATggtacaataataaaaaaataaaggagGTTTTCTAGCTGAGAAACAGACTCAAAATTAGTGCTATCTGATCTAATTCTGCCTCTataaatgtttgcattttattgataatttataaatattgattaagaTTAGGAATACAAATATTCATTTCAGAATAATGTagacaaaatgtaaaaatgtaaagtactcacttaaaaatattcaagggaGTTTACACACATAATACCAGAATGAAAAGGGGCACTTCTGTTCCAGAATAAGAATACAGTAGGTTTAAAAATATCCTGATATATTCgtttaaaatatcatactaCATTTATGTCGCCATTAACATCTGGTCACGATTTTCTGTAAAACCAACAAAGAGCAATCAAGAAACACGTTTTTAAAGACAATAATGCTGATTAATTTAGGAttaaaagagtaaaaaaaattgcacttGAATATATATTAGGTTTTATATACATCTAACTATTATAATACAGCATGGTCTCGATTTAAGCTCTACATTTCTAATTGTATCCATTGCTAATGCTAAAGTCTAGAATGGTTAACTAACTTAAGGGCTCTTCTAGCGCTTGGCCAGAAATCAAGAAACAAGcaaattttagtttaaaagCAAAGCATTCCCAAAACATGACAATActttaatttaatatataatttgcATATAAAACATTCTGATAACACTCTATCATAATACATTGAGAAGAGATTCATCCGTTGAGGTCCCCTCACTTTCAATCACAATAGAAATGTTGTCTTTGCTTGTGTCCTTGGCCGAAATGCAGTGTTTCAGCATGACTGTAGCACAGGCCAGGGCAGCCACAACGTACATTGTCCCGGACAAGATAAACGGGTACAGGTAGGAATTCATATGATCGTACAGAAAACCTGCAAAATATCTCATACAGCTCAACTTCTAATCGCAAATTAATCATGTATCAAATGCAATAAAGTTACTCAAATAATTATATCCAAGATTTGAACCTTGGGTATGTGGAGTCAATGTGATCTTTACCTGCAAGTGGGGGATTAATAATAAATGCTACGCCCTGGAAAAATGCAATCATGCTGAAGGCACTGGTTAGTCGTTTTAAACCTAGCTGTTCCACGATCACAATGGTACGCAGGCATACAATGCTAGCTGTAAATCATAGGAGGAATGCAATGTAAATTATACACAATATGTTTGCCTTATTTTTGTTGTGGTCAACGGGAAAAAACAGTCCTTCGTTATTTTCAGTAGAAATTACAATGTGATAAACTGTCCAACTGATCAAACCCAAAACTTACCCATACACAGACCAAAGACGCCCGAACACAGGGCAATAGTCAGATAGTTGTAACACCACGGGAAGAGAAAGTTGGTTCCAGCTGCCACAGTAAGGGCGACGAGATAGATGGTTGTACTGCTGACGTGGAAGGAGTCGGTCAGAAAGCCCGCCAAAATCCGCCCGATGGTGTTCGTGATGCCGCAGATAGAGATGATGCTCGCGCTTTTATCACGTGGTATACCGTTAGCGACGGCCATGTCTGGCAGGTAGGTGAGAGTTATAGACTGAGCTGTGggatagaaaaaatatatataatttttgtttaaatattcaataaaattattcaattttgagtgaaagttttatcaaaataattaaatatcaatCTTGATTTAAAAtctattgtttcaaaaatgatatgGCATGAATTCTCTGAGTGAGAATTAAGTCACCATCTGCAAAGAAATTGTattgataattttcatttttccgtagcagaaaaaaaaaaatttctgtaaacGAAGATTTTCcaatttataaataatcttATATCTATATGCCTTTGGGTAAGTAAAATTAATGTGCCGATAAAGTATGATAGCAGATGAAAAAGAGTGTTTACATCCAAGTTTAACATCCCTATTGATCATTTGCTTTGGTTGtataatttttgaaagaaattttatatcatacatgcatatatagCTATTCGTGTATCAagtgtaaaagaaataaattgttacAGTCACACACGCCTGgagtttaaatcattttttttcttttataatgaAAGGTTTTTCAATATATTGTAGTTatcaatttatagaaaaaaaatatgtgttttcAACATTAAGCCCCTGTGGTTTAAGCttgataaaaagtaaattacaTTACCGTgaaattgattttcataaacaaaattTCCTAAGTTTTTAACCTTTTCcatttatcataaatcattctTAAGTTAGCCCAGCTTgcttttactgtgaaatattcaAGTCAACGTGGTACCGacattaaaatgcaaatatattcaCATTTGTGGCTCAAAAGTTTAAAGTAATCGTTTATTAAACTTGGTTTTCTCAATGCAAATgatcaaattcaaaacaacgtCTCTACGACCCCCCATTTACACCATTTTTCCAATGTATACCGTCCTGCCAATTACATCTTTGCATATTGAGTGACTTGACTGCCGGACGTAACGGTAAGCCCCTAAATGCACACGTGCAGGAGAATTACGTCAGCGCCCTGACCCCCTGAAAAACAGAAGTGACTGAAAAAACAGAAGCAAATGTAAactaaaaaaaggggggaggaGCATCATAATGATGGATTTAATTGAAACAGGTACCCGTGTCAAGTCTTAAGATTTAATTGCATTTGCAAGATACATGCAAAACTgatcatttaattaattacagatTGATTTTCAAC from Crassostrea angulata isolate pt1a10 chromosome 7, ASM2561291v2, whole genome shotgun sequence includes:
- the LOC128191618 gene encoding monocarboxylate transporter 14-like, producing MKSDEKKRHASGESTSSSEVDPGDYIPTPPDGGWGWVVVFSSFMCNLIVDGLGYSFGVLLPLWVNVFQESRGKVSLVGSLLNGMYLCAGPIVSGLTNKFGCRAVTITGSIFATAAFFCASFSENITVLQLTYGFLGGLGFGLIYLPAVVIVGYYFEKRRAIATGIAVCGSGVGTFIFAPVNAIMMDVFDWRNLVMIQAGIVLNACVFGMLMRPLEPTKKMKQFQRKAQMENAKKKAIRNRKRNAHSDSSMPGANDFTKLNEIQKRKEETDKRTNSENNDFMRGIKAHEIHPRIESGYAKTSQPKPFLSAPRLRHDSVHHEKSDYSRPMYRQDIFYSGSIYNIPQYKTSGSDVREYVTSITNITDVPSPSCWDRCSCLPISVVDTMKDMLDLSLLKDFNFLMICIGNILAMTGFYVPFSYVVDHALQFGIPKTDAAFLLSIIGITNTIGRLLSGLLVDIFKLNALVINNTALVVSAILLFVEPFCTTYELLVTFAVLYGLCVAAYISLTSIIICDLLGLRKLTNAFGLLTLARGIAGVYGPPVAGAVYNATGSYNYSFWLGGLMFALGAACHLVLLLPCVKKKGQEIASNEIVLVEEEDKTMLPSSNDEEV